The following are encoded in a window of Castanea sativa cultivar Marrone di Chiusa Pesio chromosome 9, ASM4071231v1 genomic DNA:
- the LOC142608725 gene encoding putative purple acid phosphatase 20, whose amino-acid sequence MDLRGFRLFLTVAVALAFAESIGGVYSYTRPPMRKNIVDRHLDEEPTPIDDYAPQQVHISSVGQDKMRITWITKASTKPIVYFTETAGVYQNSVLGTSSSYNYMTYKSDEIHEAVISPLKPDTHYFYRCGENSTKEYFLKTPPAEFPIKFAVSGDLGQTEWTNSTLQHISQSNYDMLLLPGDLAYADFLQSLWDSFGRLVEPLASKRPWMVTQGNHEVEKFPLFHKEPFTAYNARWRMPFEESGSTTNLYYSFDVAGVHVIMLGSYTDFDFESPQYKWLEADLRKVDRKVTPWTVVIIHAPWYNSNTAHQGEKESDDMKKSMEVLIFLARVDIVFAGHVHAYERFTRVYNGNQDNCAPVYINIGDGGNREGLATSYENPKPSISVFREASFGHGELDVVNATHALWTWHRNQDDQPIVSDSVWLRSHSSNPICT is encoded by the exons ATGGATTTGCGAGGGTTTAGGCTGTTTCTAACAGTTGCAGTGGCCTTGGCCTTTGCCGAATCCATTGGTGGCGTTTATTCATACACTCGCCCACCTATGCGTAAAAACATAGTTGATCGTCACTTGGACGAAGAACCAACTCCAATTGATGATTATGCTCCACAACAG GTGCATATATCTTCAGTTGGCCAAGACAAAATGAGGATTACATGGATTACTAAAGCCTCAACCAAGCCAATAGTATATTTTACAGAAACTGCTGGTGTATACCAGAATTCCGTACTTGGGACTTCATCTTCGTACAATTACATGACGTACAAGTCTGATGAAATTCATGAAGCAGTAATTTCTCCATTGAAACCTGATACACATTACTTCTACCGTTGCGGCGAAAATTCCACCAAAGagtactttttaaaaactccCCCAGCTGAATTCCCAATTAAATTTGCTGTTTCAG GTGATCTTGGACAGACAGAATGGACCAACTCAACCCTCCAACACATATCACAATCGAACTACGACATGCTGCTATTGCCAGGGGACTTAGCATATGCCGATTTCTTACAGTCTCTTTGGGACTCATTTGGAAGGCTTGTGGAGCCACTGGCTAGCAAGCGGCCTTGGATGGTGACCCAAGGCAACCACGAAGTTGAGAAGTTCCCCTTGTTTCACAAAGAACCCTTCACAGCCTATAATGCAAGATGGCGCATGCCGTTCGAAGAGAGTGGCTCAACCACAAACCTATACTATTCTTTCGATGTAGCTGGGGTACATGTTATCATGTTGGGTTCATACACAGACTTTGATTTTGAATCTCCACAGTATAAATGGTTAGAGGCAGACTTGCGGAAAGTTGATAGGAAGGTAACTCCATGGACTGTAGTGATTATTCATGCACCATGGTACAATTCCAATACTGCTCATCAAGGAGAGAAAGAGTCGGATGACATGAAGAAATCCAtggaagtgttaatttttctagCTCGCGTAGATATTGTTTTTGCTGGACATGTACATGCCTATGAGCGCTTT ACTCGCGTTTACAATGGGAACCAGGACAATTGTGCTCCAGTTTATATCAACATTGGGGATGGTGGAAATCGTGAAGGCCTTGCCACCTC GTATgaaaatccaaaacccagcaTATCCGTTTTTAGGGAGGCAAGCTTTGGGCATGGGGAACTCGACGTGGTTAACGCAACCCATGCGCTCTGGACATGGCACAGAAATCAAGATGATCAGCCGATTGTTAGTGACTCAGTCTGGTTGAGAAGCCATTCATCTAACCCCATTTGCACttga
- the LOC142608724 gene encoding putative purple acid phosphatase 20, translating into MGLQGLMLFLTFTVVLAYAGSIGGVYSYNRPPMRKALVARHLDEKDGIDEYKPQQVHTSFVGQDKMRISWITKASTKPIVYFTETTGVYQNSVLGTSSSYKYMTYKSDQIHEAVIFPLKPDTVYFYRCGINSSKEYTLRTPPAQFPIRFAVVGDLGQTNWTNSTLQHIAKSNYDMLLLPGNLAYADFLQYYWDSFGTLVEPLASKRPWMVTQGNHEIEKFPLFHKEKFTAYNARWRMPFEESGSDSNLYYSFNVAGVHVIMLGSYTDFDNTSAQYHWLQADLGKIDRKITPWIVAVVHAPWYNSNFAHIDEKEEVDMKESMEGLLYKARVDVVFAGHVDAYERFTRVYKDNPDICAPVYINVGTGGGNSEGLSFTFQEPQPGTSVFREASFGHGEFAVVNSTHAHWTWRRNDDDQAIVRDMVWLISRSSDSSCST; encoded by the exons ATGGGTTTGCAAGGGTTGATGCTGTTTCTAACATTTACAGTGGTCTTGGCCTATGCCGGATCCATTGGTGGCGTTTATTCATACAATCGCCCACCTATGCGCAAAGCCCTCGTTGCTCGTCACTTGGATGAAAAAGACGGCATAGATGAGTATAAACCGCAACAg GTGCATACATCTTTCGTTGGCCAAGACAAAATGAGGATTTCATGGATTACTAAAGCCTCAACCAAGCCAATAGTATATTTTACAGAAACTACTGGTGTATACCAGAATTCCGTACTTGGGACTTCATCTTCGTACAAATACATGACGTACAAGTCTGATCAAATTCATGAAGCAGTAATTTTTCCATTGAAACCTGATACAGTTTACTTCTACCGTTGCGGTATAAATTCCAGCAAAGAGTACACTTTAAGAACTCCCCCAGCTCAATTCCCAATAAGATTTGCTGTAGTAG GTGATCTTGGACAGACAAACTGGACCAACTCAACCCTCCAACATATAGCAAAATCGAACTACGACATGCTGCTATTGCCAGGGAACTTAGCATATGCCGATTTCTTACAGTATTATTGGGACTCATTTGGAACGCTTGTGGAGCCACTGGCTAGCAAGCGGCCTTGGATGGTGACCCAAGGCAACCACGAAATTGAGAAGTTCCCATTGTTTCACAAAGAAAAATTCACAGCCTATAATGCAAGATGGCGCATGCCATTCGAAGAGAGTGGCTCAGACTCAAACCTATACTATTCTTTCAATGTAGCCGGGGTTCATGTTATCATGTTGGGTTCATACACAGACTTTGATAATACTTCTGCACAGTATCATTGGTTACAGGCAGACTTGGGGAAAATTGATAGGAAGATAACTCCATGGATCGTCGCGGTTGTTCATGCACCATGGTACAATTCCAATTTCGCTCATATCGACGAGAAAGAGGAGGTTGATATGAAGGAATCCATGGAGGGCTTACTTTATAAAGCTCGCGTGGATGTTGTTTTTGCTGGACATGTAGATGCCTATGAGCGCTTT ACTCGCGTTTACAAAGATAACCCCGACATCTGTGCTCCAGTTTATATCAACGTTGGGACTGGCGGTGGAAATAGTGAAGGCCTTTCATTCAC GTTTCAAGAGCCACAACCCGGAACATCAGTTTTCAGGGAAGCAAGCTTTGGGCATGGGGAATTCGCCGTGGTTAACTCAACCCATGCGCACTGGACATGGCGCAGAAATGATGATGATCAGGCAATTGTTAGAGACATGGTCTGGTTGATAAGCCGATCATCTGACTCAAGTTGCAGTACTTAA